From one Paenibacillus sp. FSL K6-1330 genomic stretch:
- a CDS encoding carbohydrate-binding protein translates to MYECRQAHTSLPGWEPSNVAALWLLN, encoded by the coding sequence ATCTATGAGTGCCGCCAAGCCCACACATCCCTACCTGGTTGGGAACCCTCCAACGTCGCGGCTTTGTGGTTGCTTAATTAA
- a CDS encoding RNA pseudouridine synthase — protein sequence MSKREPAAYPVVPILFEDNHVLGVTKPVNIPSQEDATGDPDMLTILKQDIKERYNKPGNVFLGLVHRLDRPVGGAMVFAKTSKAASRLSEAVRNRSFRKQYVAVVHGIPSKTSGRLVNMLYKDVKTNTVHVTSKGTDGAKEAILDYTVLQTAEGFSLVLIELHTGRPHQIRVQLSHAGHPLFGDQKYGSKVNKAGQQIALWSVLVGFPHPVTKEEIAIRSMPASVYPWSLFSMDKLEAT from the coding sequence ATGAGCAAGCGGGAACCAGCAGCATATCCGGTAGTGCCGATTCTTTTCGAGGATAATCATGTGTTAGGTGTAACCAAGCCAGTAAACATCCCCTCCCAGGAGGATGCTACCGGCGATCCCGACATGTTGACGATTCTGAAACAGGACATCAAGGAGCGCTACAATAAACCGGGCAATGTATTTTTGGGATTGGTGCACCGTCTGGACCGTCCGGTTGGCGGAGCGATGGTCTTTGCCAAGACCTCCAAAGCCGCATCCCGTTTATCGGAAGCCGTCCGCAATCGCAGCTTCCGCAAGCAGTATGTAGCGGTCGTTCACGGGATTCCTTCGAAAACCTCAGGTCGGCTCGTAAATATGCTGTATAAAGATGTGAAAACCAACACCGTCCATGTCACCTCTAAAGGTACCGACGGGGCCAAGGAGGCCATTCTGGATTACACCGTGCTCCAAACGGCGGAAGGCTTCAGCCTCGTCCTGATCGAGCTGCACACGGGCAGGCCACACCAAATCCGTGTACAGCTGAGCCATGCGGGACATCCGCTGTTCGGAGATCAGAAGTATGGAAGCAAGGTGAACAAAGCCGGGCAGCAGATTGCCTTATGGTCCGTATTGGTCGGATTTCCGCACCCCGTTACCAAAGAGGAAATCGCCATCCGTTCCATGCCGGCATCCGTCTATCCCTGGAGTCTCTTCTCCATGGACAAGCTGGAGGCCACATAA
- a CDS encoding class I SAM-dependent methyltransferase gives MYVAQDWQDYEVIDTGGGEKLERWGDVILRRPDPQIIWPIEREDEQWRSVHGHYHRSSSGGGQWDMKKQLPDRWTISYDQLKFHIRPTNFKHTGLFPEQAANWRWMMDKIASAGRPVSVLNLFAYTGGATVAAASAGAQVVHVDAAKGMVQWAKENAALSGLADRPIRYITDDVFKFVQREQRRGNKYDAIIMDPPSYGRGPSGETWKLEQSLYPFLESCMSIVSDNPLFMLINSYTTGISPTVLNNMLTMTMKPKYGGIISAGEIGLPITRSGMNLPCGILGRWES, from the coding sequence ATGTATGTAGCTCAGGATTGGCAAGATTACGAGGTCATCGATACCGGAGGCGGGGAGAAGCTGGAACGCTGGGGCGACGTGATTCTCAGACGTCCGGATCCGCAGATCATATGGCCGATTGAACGTGAAGATGAACAATGGCGCAGTGTTCACGGACACTATCACCGCAGTTCGTCCGGCGGCGGGCAATGGGACATGAAAAAGCAGCTTCCGGACCGGTGGACCATCTCATACGACCAATTAAAATTTCATATTCGACCAACCAATTTTAAACATACCGGTTTGTTTCCGGAGCAGGCAGCCAACTGGCGTTGGATGATGGATAAGATCGCCTCAGCCGGACGTCCGGTCAGCGTGCTGAACCTGTTCGCCTATACCGGGGGAGCAACCGTCGCGGCCGCCTCGGCCGGAGCTCAGGTTGTGCATGTGGATGCTGCCAAGGGGATGGTTCAATGGGCCAAGGAAAATGCGGCATTGTCCGGCCTCGCCGACCGTCCTATCCGTTATATCACGGATGATGTATTTAAATTCGTGCAACGAGAGCAGCGTCGAGGGAACAAATACGATGCGATCATTATGGACCCTCCATCTTATGGCCGCGGTCCAAGTGGAGAAACGTGGAAGCTTGAACAAAGCTTGTACCCATTTCTCGAAAGCTGCATGAGCATTGTATCGGATAATCCGCTGTTTATGCTGATTAACTCCTATACGACCGGCATCTCCCCTACCGTTCTGAATAACATGCTGACCATGACCATGAAGCCGAAATACGGCGGTATCATCAGTGCGGGTGAAATCGGATTGCCGATTACCCGCTCCGGTATGAACCTGCCATGCGGCATCCTGGGTCGATGGGAGTCCTGA
- a CDS encoding N-acetyltransferase: MIIRTETINDHEKVQDLLTQAFPGQEEALLVQRLREDKTFQRELSIVTEEDGIIKGHIMFSQASLIDGIHSHYVAALGPLAVLPDYQRQGIGGILIEEGKRRCLSHGYPLVFLFGHPAYYPRYGFVQARTYGIDLTQFTVSDEVFMVAELQLGALNHLHGEFRFHSAFEDLG, encoded by the coding sequence ATGATCATACGTACAGAAACCATAAACGATCATGAGAAGGTCCAGGACCTTCTCACTCAGGCTTTTCCCGGACAGGAAGAAGCGCTTCTAGTACAACGGCTGCGGGAAGACAAAACCTTTCAACGGGAATTGTCAATCGTTACAGAAGAAGATGGGATCATCAAGGGACATATTATGTTCAGCCAGGCCAGCCTTATTGACGGCATTCATAGCCATTACGTGGCTGCGCTAGGGCCACTGGCTGTGCTTCCGGATTATCAACGTCAAGGGATCGGCGGAATTTTGATTGAAGAAGGCAAACGGCGGTGCCTCTCGCATGGCTATCCCCTTGTTTTTCTATTCGGCCATCCGGCGTATTATCCCCGTTACGGCTTTGTTCAGGCCAGAACCTATGGGATCGACTTAACGCAATTCACGGTTTCCGATGAAGTGTTCATGGTTGCCGAGCTTCAGCTAGGCGCACTCAACCACCTGCATGGCGAATTCCGTTTCCACTCCGCATTCGAAGATTTGGGGTAA
- a CDS encoding DNA mismatch repair protein MutS, with protein MKPFALNKLEYERIRTELERFAVSYLGVEHIQKMAPLTQMKAIHNKLNETVEAKTLLHTGASVPIPSLEGIKTVLDLLGTGYVLSERDFGNMVQYLRSCRQLIQYMNAKNDIAPLISSYASSMHELRPLLSEIERSIHGGRVVDSASKDLAKVRKKIIMTEERIKRKLDSLISRYKGIMQEHVISKRGGRYVLPIKKEHRKSVNGSILDESASGQTVFIEPSDLQALQMELTLLHADEVREETKVLSDLTALAEQYQFELRTNADIVGVYDYIIARGKYAISIGGRNVSLNQEGFIHLKSAVHPLIGSTMVPLDFTIGKRYKTLIITGPNTGGKTSALKTVGLITVMVQSGLLVPVADGSHCAIFEEVSVDIGDGQSLEHALSTFSAHIRNIRDILQTASRSTLVLLDEMASGTDPGEGVGLSIAILEELSQRQATVVVTTHFTEIKNFAERTAGFENARMEFDADTLEPLYRLRIGEAGHSYAFVIAAKLGIPESIITRSREITEAGAARGDKVLRDDVRSEPKAWAEEASLAEHVTLPTDEQDELVIVQDHVDEDEDPPSSLYQLGDRVYVPYLKRSGTVYETMDGRGNIGVMIQKDRLKINYKRLKPYIAAKDLYPEDYNLDIVFESKENLKKRKLMNRKHVEGLQIETKPE; from the coding sequence ATGAAACCATTCGCATTAAACAAATTGGAGTATGAGAGAATACGCACCGAGCTTGAACGCTTTGCCGTATCGTATCTGGGAGTCGAGCATATTCAGAAGATGGCCCCCCTCACCCAGATGAAAGCCATCCACAATAAATTGAATGAAACGGTAGAAGCCAAAACTTTGCTCCATACCGGAGCCAGCGTACCTATTCCTTCACTGGAGGGAATAAAAACGGTCCTGGATTTGCTCGGTACCGGCTATGTCCTGTCTGAGCGTGATTTCGGGAATATGGTCCAATATCTGAGAAGCTGCCGCCAGCTCATTCAATATATGAATGCCAAGAACGACATTGCTCCATTGATCAGTTCCTACGCCTCTTCCATGCATGAACTGCGTCCGCTTCTGTCCGAAATCGAACGCAGCATTCACGGCGGACGTGTCGTGGATAGCGCCAGCAAAGATCTCGCAAAAGTCCGCAAAAAAATCATCATGACCGAGGAACGGATCAAGCGCAAGCTCGACAGCCTGATAAGCCGTTACAAAGGGATCATGCAAGAGCATGTCATCAGCAAACGCGGAGGACGTTACGTGCTGCCCATCAAGAAGGAACACCGTAAATCCGTGAATGGCTCGATTCTGGATGAATCGGCAAGCGGACAGACCGTATTCATCGAGCCTTCCGACTTGCAGGCACTTCAGATGGAATTAACTCTCCTCCATGCCGATGAAGTTCGGGAAGAAACAAAGGTGTTGAGTGATTTAACCGCACTTGCCGAGCAATATCAATTCGAACTGAGAACCAATGCCGACATTGTTGGAGTCTACGATTACATCATAGCCAGAGGAAAGTATGCCATTTCCATCGGCGGGCGCAATGTGAGCCTGAACCAGGAAGGGTTCATCCATTTAAAATCCGCGGTGCATCCTTTAATCGGCTCCACCATGGTACCGCTGGACTTTACCATCGGGAAGCGGTATAAAACCCTGATCATTACAGGACCTAACACCGGCGGCAAAACTTCAGCGCTCAAGACGGTTGGACTCATTACGGTCATGGTTCAATCCGGTCTGCTGGTTCCTGTAGCGGATGGCAGCCATTGCGCCATCTTTGAGGAGGTTTCCGTCGATATCGGAGACGGACAGAGCTTGGAGCATGCCCTCAGCACGTTCTCTGCACATATACGCAACATCCGCGACATTTTACAGACGGCTAGCCGGTCCACGCTCGTACTGCTCGATGAGATGGCGTCCGGAACGGACCCAGGTGAAGGCGTTGGATTGTCGATCGCCATTTTGGAGGAATTGAGTCAACGTCAAGCAACGGTTGTAGTCACCACCCATTTTACAGAAATCAAAAATTTTGCCGAGCGCACAGCCGGCTTTGAGAATGCCCGCATGGAATTTGACGCTGACACACTTGAGCCCCTCTATCGTCTGCGGATCGGTGAAGCCGGTCACAGTTATGCCTTTGTCATTGCCGCGAAGCTGGGCATTCCGGAGTCGATTATAACCAGATCGCGTGAAATCACGGAAGCGGGAGCTGCAAGAGGCGACAAAGTCCTTAGAGATGATGTTCGCTCAGAGCCCAAAGCATGGGCAGAAGAAGCGAGTCTGGCAGAACACGTTACCTTACCGACAGACGAACAGGATGAGCTAGTGATTGTTCAAGATCATGTAGATGAAGATGAAGATCCTCCCTCTTCCCTCTATCAACTTGGCGATCGTGTCTATGTGCCTTATTTGAAACGTAGCGGAACCGTGTATGAAACCATGGACGGTAGAGGAAATATCGGTGTTATGATTCAGAAGGATCGACTGAAGATTAACTACAAACGACTGAAACCTTATATTGCCGCCAAGGATCTTTACCCGGAGGATTATAATCTTGATATCGTTTTTGAGAGCAAAGAGAACCTGAAGAAGCGTAAACTGATGAACCGCAAGCACGTTGAAGGACTGCAGATTGAAACGAAGCCGGAGTAA
- the pepF gene encoding oligoendopeptidase F: MGKLLTRSEVPIEATWNLDDLFVSQEEFEAGLKALESQAAQLTRFKGRLGEGASVLLECLNEQEVLMESISKVGAYARLRQSEDGTNPANLANSAKTGDVLSRIQSSLTFIVSELLDLEDGAIEHYITKEEGLVPYARSLKLLLETKPHRLSPETESVLASLGEVLGSPYRIYLRSKLSDMTFDDIRVNDETKPVSFRLYENSYEMSEDTQLRREAYASFTKSLQGSRHTFAEAYATEVKKQVVMSRLRGYDSVTDMLLKPQQVTMEMYNNIHDTILTELAPHMRRLMKLKKRVLGLDQMLFCDLKAPMDTDFNPSITYEEACSTISSALSILGPEYGEIVQSTFSMRWVDYADNIGKSTGAFCSSVYGVHSYILMAWADNMRNAFTLAHEVGHAGHLMLAAKNQRITNARPSLYFIEAPSTMNELLLADHLLSQSEDKRMRRSVILQLLSTYYHNYVTHLLEAEMQRRVYSHAMADEPITADELSELKGAVLSDFWGDAVELDEGAKLTWMRQPHYYMGLYPYTYAAGLTASTAAAQLIREEGQPAVDRWLQVLKAGGSKSPLELMAMAGVDMSTSEPISKAVAYVGSLIDELESLYEE, translated from the coding sequence ATGGGGAAGTTGCTGACACGAAGTGAGGTTCCAATCGAGGCAACCTGGAATCTGGATGATTTGTTTGTCTCGCAAGAAGAATTCGAAGCGGGGTTAAAAGCGCTTGAATCGCAAGCTGCTCAATTGACACGATTCAAAGGTAGGCTGGGAGAGGGTGCATCTGTTCTTCTGGAATGCTTGAATGAACAGGAAGTTTTGATGGAAAGCATCAGCAAAGTTGGAGCGTATGCCAGATTACGGCAATCGGAGGACGGAACCAACCCGGCTAACTTGGCGAATTCGGCCAAAACGGGCGATGTTCTCTCACGCATCCAATCCTCTCTGACGTTTATTGTATCGGAGCTGCTGGATCTCGAAGATGGCGCCATCGAACATTACATAACGAAGGAAGAAGGGCTTGTTCCATATGCCCGAAGCTTGAAATTGTTGCTGGAAACCAAACCTCACCGCTTGAGCCCTGAGACGGAGAGCGTGCTAGCATCGCTAGGAGAGGTGCTCGGGTCCCCTTACCGCATCTATTTGCGCAGCAAGCTGTCGGATATGACCTTTGACGATATTCGAGTAAATGACGAAACCAAACCGGTCTCGTTCCGTTTGTACGAGAATTCTTACGAAATGTCCGAGGATACGCAGCTTCGACGCGAAGCCTATGCTTCCTTCACGAAGTCACTGCAGGGATCGCGCCATACCTTTGCAGAGGCTTACGCCACCGAAGTGAAGAAGCAAGTGGTGATGTCCCGGCTTCGCGGGTATGATTCCGTAACGGACATGCTGCTGAAGCCGCAGCAAGTGACCATGGAGATGTACAACAATATCCATGATACAATTCTGACGGAGTTAGCTCCGCATATGCGGAGACTTATGAAGCTGAAGAAGCGTGTGCTTGGGCTGGATCAAATGCTGTTCTGCGATTTGAAAGCGCCGATGGATACGGATTTCAATCCAAGCATCACTTATGAAGAAGCTTGCTCTACAATTTCCAGTGCTTTGTCGATACTGGGTCCTGAATACGGCGAGATCGTTCAATCCACGTTCTCCATGCGCTGGGTGGATTATGCCGATAATATTGGTAAATCTACAGGCGCGTTCTGTTCCTCCGTATACGGAGTACATTCTTATATCCTGATGGCATGGGCGGACAATATGCGCAATGCCTTCACGTTAGCGCATGAAGTCGGGCATGCCGGTCATTTGATGCTGGCAGCGAAGAATCAGCGTATCACCAATGCGCGTCCTTCCTTGTATTTTATTGAAGCGCCTTCAACGATGAACGAGCTGCTGCTGGCGGATCACTTGCTCAGTCAATCCGAGGATAAGCGGATGCGGCGCTCTGTTATTCTTCAGCTTCTGAGCACGTATTACCATAACTACGTGACTCACCTTCTGGAAGCGGAAATGCAGCGACGGGTATACAGCCATGCGATGGCTGATGAGCCGATTACCGCAGATGAGCTATCTGAGCTAAAAGGTGCCGTGCTATCCGATTTCTGGGGTGACGCGGTCGAGCTCGATGAAGGAGCGAAGCTTACCTGGATGCGGCAACCGCATTATTATATGGGTCTTTATCCATATACTTATGCCGCAGGACTGACCGCATCAACAGCTGCAGCACAATTGATTCGCGAGGAAGGACAACCGGCTGTAGACCGCTGGCTCCAAGTCCTTAAAGCCGGAGGTAGCAAGAGTCCGCTGGAATTAATGGCTATGGCGGGAGTCGATATGTCCACTTCTGAACCAATCTCCAAAGCGGTAGCTTATGTTGGCTCATTAATTGACGAATTGGAGTCTCTGTACGAGGAATAG
- a CDS encoding PAS domain S-box protein, producing the protein MRQTAEHWVWEQMFDTLPIGAILISAVDEPVAMVNDRFCELSETKRSDLLQLKPSEIQILSNLPIQQTLQSFTYNQTTTLKSNSYFIRRDGNQVHVSVTISLLKHPAPGETPWILCCIEPRTIQEELSLPRTIKNDELLALISKSGQDLISISNADGIIEYISPSVTEILGYTQEEMTGQCRIDYYHQVDSEQIKEPGKLFSEENSFVRRIRHKDGHYLWFETYFQLIRGAQGEINKVLAIGRNITKRKTDEDTLAHAQRIAKIGSWRWDLITHTLTYSDEMRRIYGYQISATEPNHNTLLSLVVPEDRERLEAAVSRAIQGKANEIIYRIQLQDKQIRTIRAQWEVSVTNEGRPMEMVGMAQDITEQVLIEQQSLENENKYKLITENSLDFISSSTIGCSTFLYCSPSCYSLLGYRPDEMVGTSIFDYVYAEDIIPLQDYFKNCLDCKLLTPITFRYIHKDGRHIWFEVNCRYISTQDGQKNEIISIARDISERKLMEFKLKESEQRYRSLFEYNPSAVYSMNLDGDYLTANQNLQDLTGYSLDELIGMYFGPIVAENDMARTLYHFNQATEGIPQSYDLTIIHKDGHPIDINTINIPIFVDDEVVGVYGITRDITERMRTMEEIKKLSRELTLLLNTVSEGIIGLDIHGEVAFINPAGAAMLDYEPATTIGRPCDQIIKEIRHDGTFYRGDDSPLVRAVKQGVPLSRAEIVLWRGDGTSFLANYQVNPIWDQGERKGAVMVFRDITDEKEIIRAKENAERADQAKTEFLTMMSHELRTPMNGIIGMIELLKTTELDEDQQNYTKILMESSSSLLHILNEILDFSKIETGNMTLIHEPIDLRSLLEVVVDLFSAKAKEKGLSLSCSINSSTVPDVIIGDALRLRQVLVNLISNAIKFTHEGSIMMSVEGLPRTGTQEFTLAFQVRDTGIGIPAEQQHQLFTSFSQLHPSLNRKYGGTGLGLAISKKLVELMGGVIGVESREHVGSSFYFTIPTHTLNDDNMDK; encoded by the coding sequence TTGGGTCTGGGAACAAATGTTTGATACATTGCCTATTGGGGCGATCCTGATTTCTGCGGTTGACGAGCCTGTGGCGATGGTTAATGATCGTTTTTGCGAACTTAGCGAAACCAAACGTTCAGACCTGCTTCAGCTCAAACCTTCCGAAATCCAAATTCTATCCAACCTACCGATTCAACAAACATTGCAATCATTCACATATAACCAAACGACCACGCTCAAAAGTAACTCTTATTTTATCCGCCGTGACGGAAATCAAGTCCATGTCTCAGTGACTATTTCCCTGTTAAAACATCCTGCCCCTGGAGAGACTCCATGGATATTGTGCTGTATTGAACCCCGAACCATACAGGAGGAATTATCTTTGCCGCGGACCATTAAGAATGATGAGCTGCTTGCACTTATCTCCAAAAGCGGACAAGATCTTATATCCATCAGCAACGCTGACGGCATCATCGAGTACATCTCACCTTCTGTGACCGAAATACTCGGATACACCCAAGAGGAAATGACGGGTCAATGCCGGATCGATTACTATCATCAAGTCGATTCCGAGCAAATAAAAGAACCGGGCAAACTATTTTCAGAGGAAAACAGCTTCGTTCGACGCATTCGCCATAAGGACGGGCATTATTTATGGTTCGAAACGTATTTTCAGCTGATTCGGGGAGCTCAGGGTGAGATTAACAAGGTTCTGGCCATTGGACGAAATATTACCAAACGAAAAACGGATGAGGATACGCTGGCCCATGCGCAGCGGATTGCCAAGATCGGTTCCTGGCGTTGGGACCTGATCACGCATACGCTAACCTACAGCGATGAGATGAGGCGAATTTACGGATATCAGATCAGTGCCACCGAGCCAAACCATAACACGCTGCTGTCATTGGTCGTTCCGGAGGACCGCGAGCGGCTGGAGGCGGCGGTGAGCAGAGCCATTCAAGGGAAGGCGAATGAAATCATCTACCGGATCCAGCTTCAGGACAAGCAAATCCGAACCATTCGAGCTCAATGGGAAGTCTCCGTTACGAATGAAGGCAGACCCATGGAGATGGTTGGCATGGCGCAGGATATCACCGAGCAGGTGCTGATTGAACAGCAGTCGCTGGAGAATGAAAATAAGTACAAGCTCATAACCGAAAATTCCCTTGATTTCATATCGAGCAGCACCATAGGCTGTTCAACGTTTCTTTATTGTTCACCTTCCTGTTATTCTCTGCTTGGATATCGTCCGGATGAGATGGTTGGCACCAGTATATTCGATTACGTATACGCTGAGGATATCATACCGCTTCAGGACTATTTCAAGAATTGCCTGGACTGCAAATTGCTCACACCGATCACCTTCCGTTATATACATAAGGATGGCAGGCACATCTGGTTTGAGGTCAATTGCAGGTACATTAGCACGCAGGACGGCCAAAAGAACGAAATCATTTCGATTGCCCGCGACATTTCCGAACGAAAGCTGATGGAATTTAAACTTAAAGAAAGCGAGCAGCGATATCGTTCTCTATTTGAATATAATCCGTCGGCGGTATACTCCATGAATTTGGATGGCGACTACTTAACGGCCAATCAAAATCTGCAGGACCTGACGGGTTATTCCTTGGACGAGTTGATCGGAATGTATTTCGGACCGATTGTAGCGGAAAATGACATGGCTCGAACGTTGTATCATTTTAATCAGGCGACAGAAGGCATACCGCAGAGCTATGATCTGACGATAATTCATAAGGATGGACATCCTATCGACATCAATACCATCAACATACCGATTTTCGTGGATGACGAAGTGGTCGGCGTCTATGGCATTACCCGGGACATTACCGAGCGCATGCGAACCATGGAAGAGATTAAGAAACTTAGCCGCGAGCTCACTCTTTTGCTGAATACGGTATCCGAAGGCATTATCGGGCTGGACATTCACGGAGAGGTCGCTTTTATCAATCCGGCAGGCGCAGCGATGCTGGATTATGAACCGGCTACCACCATCGGAAGACCTTGCGACCAGATTATCAAAGAAATTCGCCATGACGGCACTTTTTACCGGGGGGACGATTCTCCGCTAGTTCGAGCCGTCAAACAAGGAGTACCACTGTCCAGAGCCGAAATTGTGCTTTGGCGAGGCGACGGAACCAGCTTTCTGGCAAATTATCAGGTCAACCCAATCTGGGATCAAGGAGAGCGCAAAGGCGCCGTTATGGTGTTCCGCGATATAACCGATGAGAAAGAGATCATCCGGGCGAAGGAGAATGCCGAACGGGCAGATCAAGCGAAAACGGAGTTTCTGACCATGATGAGCCATGAACTCCGCACGCCGATGAACGGCATCATCGGGATGATTGAGCTGTTAAAAACGACCGAGCTTGACGAGGACCAACAGAATTATACCAAAATTCTGATGGAGAGCAGCAGTTCGCTGCTGCACATCCTAAACGAGATCCTTGATTTCAGCAAAATCGAAACCGGCAATATGACACTCATTCATGAACCGATCGATTTGCGTTCCTTGCTTGAGGTCGTCGTTGATCTATTCTCGGCCAAAGCTAAAGAAAAAGGGTTATCGTTATCCTGCAGCATCAACAGCTCCACGGTACCCGATGTGATCATCGGCGATGCCCTGCGGCTGCGGCAAGTGCTTGTTAATCTCATCAGCAATGCCATCAAATTCACACATGAGGGCAGCATCATGATGAGTGTCGAGGGACTGCCTAGGACGGGCACCCAGGAATTCACGCTTGCTTTTCAAGTAAGGGATACGGGAATTGGCATCCCTGCTGAACAGCAGCATCAGCTATTCACCTCTTTCTCGCAGCTTCACCCCTCCTTGAATCGCAAATACGGCGGTACGGGACTGGGGCTTGCGATCAGTAAAAAACTCGTTGAGCTGATGGGAGGGGTCATCGGCGTCGAGAGTCGTGAACATGTTGGTTCCTCCTTCTATTTTACGATCCCGACCCATACGCTGAATGATGATAACATGGACAAATAA